In the genome of Paraburkholderia caribensis, the window GACGAGGAAAATGACGAATTCGTCACCACCGATGCGCGAAACACTGGCGCCTTCGGCACACATGGCGGAAAGACGCTCGCCGATGGCACGCAGCACTTCATCGCCCGCCGCGTGGCCAAACGAGTCGTTGATATCCTTGAAGCGGTCAAGGTCGACGAAGAGCAGATCGACGGAAGCGGCCGCGCCTTTGTCGACGAGAATGTTCAGGCGCAGTAGCAGTTCCCGCCGGTTCATGAGACCGGTCAGCTCGTCATACGTCGCCTGGCGCGACAAGCGTTCGGAGATAGCGCGCGCTTCGGTGACATCGCGGACCAGCACGACGATACCGTCGTCGCTTGGGAACGCCCGCACTTCAAACCAGGCACCGAGCGGCGCGTAGAAGTCCGTCGCGGTGCTGGGCTTACGCGTCTCGGCCGTCTGCCGATAGGCTGCTTCGTAGCTCGACCCGATGAGATCTGGGTATTCGGCCCAGATCTCGCGACCCAGCAGGTCCTCGGACCGACGCTTCAGCAGCCGCCCAGCGGTCCGGTTGATGTTCCGAAACCTCCACTCCCGGTCGATCGTCATGACGCCGTCCGTGATGTGATCGAGTATTTGAAAACTTTCCACGTCCTTGTCCCTTCCTTGATCGACCGGTGCTATGGCCCCGATATGTCTCTTTGATCGCTAACAGTGCGTATCGTAGGAGGAAATTGGCATGTTAGCGAACCGAAAGCTCAGCAGGAAGCGGACATTCACGGTGCCGGTTCTCCCGATCCGGCGGTTGTCGTTAGTGCAATCACGCATCACGCGTCCTCTGGTCGCTCGAACAACTGTCGGGATAAGGCGATCATCGGCACGCCCGCATCCGAAGAGATTTTCGATGCCGGAATCGACGTGCCCGAATTCGCATTGCCGCGGAACCAGCTCGAACTCAGCCTGATTCCGGCCAACGCAAACACCCTCATTCTTCGCTAATTCCCCGCCGCTACGATGCAGATCGTTCGCTAGTGCAGTCCGTCATCACCGATCCGAAAACATTTCTTTTTTCGTCTGACGCATTCGTCTGAAGGAGATCATCATGTCGCTCGCAGCCATTCTTCACGGCACGCCCATCTGGGTCTGGGTGCTGCTCGCATTCCTGCTCTCGCGCGGGTTCAAGGCCATGAACAGCGGCACCGCGCCGCTTCCCAGACTTGCCACCGTGCCGCTCGTGTTCGCGGTCTGGGGCATTGCGCATCTCGTGACAGACCCGCTGACGGGTTGGGCCGACGCGAGCGTCTGGGTGGTTGCCGCGCTGGCGGGTGTCGCGGCGGGCGTGTTCATCGCGAGCCGCACGCGCTTCATCGTCGATCCCGTCGCGAACACGGTGATGCTGCCCGGTTCCATGCTGCCGCTGGCGCTGATCGTCATCACCTTCGCCGCCAAGTTCTGGCTCGGCGTCGAACTGGCGACGGCAACCAGTCTGGCGTCGCTCGGCACGTATATGTTGATCAGCGCAGCCGTATCGGGCGCCGTCGCAGGCATGTTCGCGGGCCGCTTCCTGACGTACTGGCGAGCCATGAGCGCACGCCGCATCGTTCAGGCCTTTTCGCAGGGCGCGTGAGAGGGACCCGCGCACCTCCGTAGCATCCGCGACTCAAAAGAAATATCGCCAAACTTGTTACTCCCGGCATTCGCTTTCGAGGTCCAGACTGTCTCACTGCAAGCAACGCACGATGAACAAGCAACGAAGCCGCGTCTCATCCCCGAGGCGCGGCAACTTGTTCAAATCAGGAGGTCGCAAGCGCCATGGGTACATCGGACAAAAACGGAACCAACGGTGGACAACGTGCGATGCGCACACCACCCGTCGTATCGCCCCAGCAATGGGAAACAGCACGCGAGCAACTGCTCGTGAAGGAAAAGGCCCACACGCGCGCCCGCGACGCGCTCGCCGCCGAGCGCCGCCGCATGCCGTGGATGGCCGTCGACAAAACCTACGCATTCGAAGGGCCAGCGGGCACGCTCAGTCTGCGCGATCTGTTCGACGGCAGGCGTCAACTGATCGTGTATCGCGCGTTTTATGAACCGGGCGTATTCGGCTGGCCCGAGCATGCGTGCCGCGGCTGCTCGATGGTCGCGGACCAGGTCGCTCATCTCGCTCACCTGAACGCCCGCGACACGACGCTCGTTTTCGTCTCGCGCGCGCCTCAGGCGGACATCGCCCGATTGAAGGCGCGCATGGGCTGGCAGATACCGTGGTTCACGATCACGGATAGTTTCGACACCGACTTCGGCGTTGGCGAATGGCACGGCACGAACGTGTTCTATCGCGACGGCAATGGGATATTCCGCACCTACTTCATCAACAATCGCGGCGACGAGCAGATGGGCGGCACATGGAGCTATCTCGACATCACGCCGCTCGGCCGGCAAGAGGTCTGGGAAGATTCG includes:
- a CDS encoding DUF6622 family protein, which produces MSLAAILHGTPIWVWVLLAFLLSRGFKAMNSGTAPLPRLATVPLVFAVWGIAHLVTDPLTGWADASVWVVAALAGVAAGVFIASRTRFIVDPVANTVMLPGSMLPLALIVITFAAKFWLGVELATATSLASLGTYMLISAAVSGAVAGMFAGRFLTYWRAMSARRIVQAFSQGA
- a CDS encoding DUF899 domain-containing protein, whose amino-acid sequence is MGTSDKNGTNGGQRAMRTPPVVSPQQWETAREQLLVKEKAHTRARDALAAERRRMPWMAVDKTYAFEGPAGTLSLRDLFDGRRQLIVYRAFYEPGVFGWPEHACRGCSMVADQVAHLAHLNARDTTLVFVSRAPQADIARLKARMGWQIPWFTITDSFDTDFGVGEWHGTNVFYRDGNGIFRTYFINNRGDEQMGGTWSYLDITPLGRQEVWEDSPEGYPQTPTYKWWNWHDSYVDDAPPDRKWVEVSDAGEAAFRNKPEP